In Cololabis saira isolate AMF1-May2022 chromosome 1, fColSai1.1, whole genome shotgun sequence, the following proteins share a genomic window:
- the LOC133450329 gene encoding CST complex subunit TEN1-like isoform X2, translating into MLPSAAAFLLPWEVDAAREGRSLRTFGRLISYQAEGSRATLSAHHASREHLVQVHTLFVEPFNPIIGAQYLVLGEVEKCEGDRVVIRARVLNCVDGVNLALLQKAIAEQRKYFSEREAKEAVATETGAAT; encoded by the exons ATGCTGCCATCGGCCGCAGCCTTCCTGCTGCCGTGGGAGGTGGACGCGGCGAGGGAAGGACGGTCGCTCAGGACCTTTGGCAG ACTGATCTCCTACCAAGCTGAGGGCTCCAGGGCCACACTCTCAGCCCATCACGCCTCCAGAGAACATCTCGTGCAGGTTCACACCCTGTTTGTGGAGCCTTTCAACCCCATCATCGGTGCCCAGTACCTGGTTCTGGGGGAGGTGGAGAAGTGTGAGG GCGACAGAGTGGTGATCCGCGCTCGCGTCCTGAACTGCGTGGACGGAGTAAACCTGGCTCTTCTTCAGAAAGCCATCGCTGAGCAGAGGAAATACTTCAGTGAGAGGGAGGCCAAGGAGGCGGTCGCCACGGAAACCGGAGCTGCAACCTGA
- the LOC133450329 gene encoding uncharacterized protein LOC133450329 isoform X1, which translates to MAFDDLDQATATYISCIMYLLVVTMKRTTDLLAAVMTEERRRRQIIRQGAIESMNLLMNAGASLLEKSLLESTSQRSCWMRVRSKDWWERVVLKEFSDKEWKENFRMTRRTFDKLCGLMSRVMKPEDVTVRAPVPLQMRVAIVLYKLASSSEYRVVANQFGVHKSTVKKFVYIFCKGMVSSVIQNFITVPTAEEAVAIARRFELKFNIPQIIGCIGGTHIPVLPPSDGYKDFINRKGWTSYVLQAVVDDTYRFWNINCKLPGSADDADVLRQSALFSHAHQLPKGLREINGVAVSHFLVGDPGYPLMEWLIKDYTRSPSITPEQESFNVYLSSARTTVQIAFGRLKSRWRVLLKRSDFHFTFTPHVIATCCALHNLCEDEEDGVNPSWTDEAAALESNLPQPGARAHDDSDTDGGQKIRELLTDYLSTNFPLHTLVVAVS; encoded by the exons atggcgtTCGACGACCTGGACCAGGCTACAGCAACGTACATTTCCTGCATTATGTACCTGTTAGTTGTGACTATGAAAAGAACAACGGATCTTTTGGCTGCAGTGATGACGGAAGAACGACGCCGGCGGCAAATAATACGTCAAGGGGCCATAGAGAGCATGAATTTGTTGATGAACGCTGGAGCGTCTCTGCTTGAAAAGTCTCTGCTTGAAAGCACGTCTCAGCGTTCATGCTGGATGCGGGTCAGGAGCAAAGATTGGTGGGAGCGAGTGGTGTTAAAGGAGTTTAGCGACAAGGAGTGGAAAGAGAACTTCCGAATGACCCGCAGAACCTTCGACAAGTTGTGTGGCTTGATGTCACGAGTGATGAAACCCGAGGACGTGACCGTTCGGGCACCGGTGCCGCTTCAGATGAGGGTTGCGATTGTCCTTTACAAGCTGGCCAGTTCTTCTGAGTACAGGGTTGTGGCAAACCAGTTCGGCGTGCACAAGTCGACTGTGAAAAAGTTTGTGTACATTTTTTGCAAAGGCATGGTGTCATCGGTCATCCAAAACTTCATCACGGTTCCCACTGCAGAGGAAGCCGTCGCTATAGCGCGCCGGTTCGAGCTAAAGTTCAACATCCCCCAGATAATCGGCTGCATCGGCGGCACACACATTCCTGTTTTACCACCGAGTGACGGCTACAAGGACTTCATCAATCGAAAAGGATGGACTTCCTACGTCCTCCAGGCTGTGGTGGACGACACGTACCG GTTTTGGAACATAAACTGCAAACTGCCTGGAAGTGCCGACGACGcagacgttctcaggcagtcggCGTTGTTCAGCCACGCACATCAGCTACCTAAG GGCCTAAGGGAAATCAACGGTGTTGCCGTCAgccattttcttgtgggagatCCAGGTTATCCTCTCATGGAGTGGCTGATCAAAGACTACACCCGTTCCCCATCCATCACCCCTGAGCAGGAGTCGTTTAACGTGTACTTAAGCTCTGCGAGGACCACTGTGCAGATCGCCTTTGGGAGACTGAAGTCACGCTGGCGAGTTCTGCTCAAGCGAAGTGATTTTCATTTTACCTTCACCCCTCATGTGATAGCTACGTGTTGTGCGTTGCATAACTTATGTGAAGATGAGGAGGACGGTGTGAACCCCTCCTGGACCGACGAGGCTGCTGCGTTAGAATCCAACCTACCACAACCTGGAGCCCGAGCCCACGACGACTCTGACACTGACGGGGGTCAGAAGATCagggagctgctcacggactaTCTGAGTACAAACTTCCCTCTGCACACACTTGTTGTAGCAGTTTCTtag